In Stieleria varia, one genomic interval encodes:
- the moeB gene encoding molybdopterin-synthase adenylyltransferase MoeB gives MRDSEPLTPQELSRYARHLSLREIGVAGQQRLKASSVLVVGTGGLGSPVALYLAAAGVGRIGLVDFDRVDETNLQRQIIHGTSDVGRSKVDSAAESLAQVNPLITVERYETALSSTNALDIAADYDVVIDGTDNFATRYLVNDVCVLLGKPNCYGSIFGFEGQASVFSWQDGPCYRCLYPKPPPVGMIPNCAEGGVLGVLPGIVGTIQATEAIKLLLEIGDSLSGRLLLFDALEMSFRQLTVKRDSACPVCGDSPTITEPVDYEQFCGVASPNSPQSDFDIQPAELKQRIDSGDRMMILDVREPDEFAICNLGGVLIPLGNLAQQHTDLPRTETIIVHCKSGRRSAQAVEQLRALGFPDVWNLNGGILRWAKEIDPSMPSY, from the coding sequence ATGCGAGACTCCGAACCATTGACGCCACAGGAACTCTCTCGCTACGCCAGGCATCTTTCGCTGCGCGAGATCGGAGTCGCTGGACAACAACGGCTCAAAGCAAGCTCCGTGCTGGTGGTGGGCACGGGAGGATTGGGGTCGCCAGTGGCCTTGTATCTCGCTGCCGCAGGAGTGGGACGTATCGGGTTGGTTGATTTTGATCGCGTCGACGAAACCAATTTGCAACGGCAAATCATCCACGGCACATCAGACGTCGGACGCAGCAAAGTGGACTCGGCGGCTGAGTCACTCGCACAAGTCAATCCGCTGATCACCGTCGAGCGTTACGAAACCGCGTTGTCCAGTACCAATGCCCTTGATATCGCCGCAGACTACGACGTTGTGATCGACGGCACCGACAACTTTGCGACACGCTATTTGGTCAACGACGTGTGCGTGCTGCTGGGCAAACCGAATTGCTACGGCAGCATCTTTGGCTTCGAAGGCCAAGCGTCCGTGTTCAGTTGGCAAGACGGACCTTGCTATCGTTGCTTGTATCCCAAACCGCCGCCGGTCGGGATGATCCCCAATTGCGCCGAAGGCGGCGTCTTAGGAGTGTTGCCAGGAATCGTGGGCACGATCCAGGCCACCGAAGCGATCAAACTGTTGCTCGAAATCGGCGATTCACTTTCAGGTCGACTGCTGCTGTTCGATGCGTTGGAAATGTCGTTTCGGCAGCTGACCGTCAAACGTGATTCTGCTTGTCCGGTTTGCGGTGACTCGCCGACAATCACAGAGCCTGTCGACTATGAGCAGTTCTGTGGTGTTGCCAGTCCGAACTCACCTCAAAGTGATTTCGATATTCAACCCGCCGAGCTGAAACAAAGAATCGATTCCGGCGATCGGATGATGATTTTGGATGTTCGAGAGCCCGATGAATTCGCGATCTGCAACCTCGGTGGTGTTTTGATTCCCTTGGGAAACCTCGCCCAGCAACACACCGATTTACCCCGCACAGAGACCATCATCGTTCACTGCAAATCCGGGCGACGGAGTGCTCAGGCTGTCGAGCAACTCCGTGCACTCGGATTCCCTGACGTGTGGAATCTCAACGGTGGCATTCTGCGTTGGGCAAAAGAAATCGATCCGTCTATGCCCAGCTATTAA
- a CDS encoding ubiquitin-like small modifier protein 1, producing the protein MKVLIPTALRKHTAGLKTVTVNGDTIDEAIRSLIQQYPDLSDKLLDDSNQLASFVNVFVNNENIRDLQQTQTVLNDSDEILLVPAIAGG; encoded by the coding sequence ATGAAAGTTCTGATCCCCACCGCGCTACGAAAACACACCGCCGGACTGAAAACGGTCACGGTGAACGGTGACACCATCGATGAGGCGATACGAAGCTTGATCCAACAGTACCCCGACCTGAGCGACAAGTTGCTGGATGATTCAAATCAATTAGCATCTTTCGTCAATGTCTTTGTCAACAACGAGAACATTCGAGACTTGCAGCAAACACAAACCGTGTTGAATGATTCCGATGAAATCCTGTTGGTTCCCGCGATCGCAGGCGGCTGA
- a CDS encoding HesA/MoeB/ThiF family protein, with protein sequence MKAQKPLTDEERAVYQWQMWVPDFGEIGQEKLKAASVMISRVGGVGSVVAYELAAAGIGKLVLAHAGNVKPSDLNRQLLMTHDWIGKPRIESIRRRLLELNPRLEIIDVAQNVDPSNAADLVRQCDVVVDCAPLFPERYAMNEQAVRQGKSMVECAMYEMEAHLTTIIPGQTGCLKCYFPVEPPTWTREFPVFGAVSGTVACMAAVETIKLISGIGEPMANRLLKMDLRDMSFHMLRVKRESNCTVCGHLADSLPTTES encoded by the coding sequence ATGAAAGCCCAAAAACCACTCACCGATGAGGAACGTGCCGTCTACCAATGGCAGATGTGGGTTCCGGATTTCGGCGAAATCGGCCAAGAAAAACTAAAAGCTGCATCAGTCATGATCTCGCGTGTGGGCGGCGTTGGCAGCGTCGTCGCCTATGAACTGGCAGCGGCCGGCATCGGAAAACTTGTGCTCGCCCATGCGGGAAACGTCAAACCGAGCGACCTCAATCGCCAGTTGCTCATGACCCACGACTGGATCGGCAAGCCTCGCATCGAATCAATTCGACGACGCCTGCTGGAACTCAATCCGAGACTTGAAATCATCGATGTTGCTCAAAACGTTGACCCATCCAATGCCGCGGACCTGGTCCGGCAGTGCGACGTAGTTGTCGACTGCGCTCCGCTGTTTCCTGAGCGATACGCTATGAATGAGCAAGCCGTCCGGCAGGGCAAGTCGATGGTGGAATGCGCGATGTACGAAATGGAAGCTCATCTGACGACGATCATTCCCGGCCAAACTGGCTGCTTGAAATGCTACTTTCCCGTCGAACCGCCGACTTGGACAAGAGAGTTCCCCGTGTTCGGTGCTGTCTCGGGAACGGTCGCTTGCATGGCTGCCGTCGAAACGATCAAGCTGATCTCTGGTATCGGAGAACCCATGGCCAATCGTTTGCTTAAAATGGATTTGAGAGACATGAGTTTTCACATGCTGCGTGTCAAACGAGAATCCAATTGCACCGTTTGCGGACACCTCGCTGATTCCCTCCCAACTACCGAATCATGA